A single genomic interval of Daucus carota subsp. sativus chromosome 1, DH1 v3.0, whole genome shotgun sequence harbors:
- the LOC108227532 gene encoding glyoxylate/succinic semialdehyde reductase 1, which yields MEDIGFLGMGIMGKAMAINLLRHGFKVTVWNRTLSRCDELLDHGASIGQTPGAVLNKCKYTIAMLSDPAAALSVVFDKDGVLEQACTGKAYIDMSTVDADTSSKISEAITLKGGRFLEAPVSGSKKPAEDGQLVILAAGEKALYEEALPAFDVIGKKSFFLGQVGNGARMKLVVNMIMGSMINAFSEGLVLADKSGLNPQTLLDVLDLGAIANPMFKLKGPTMIQNSYSPAFPLKHQQKDMRLALALGDENAVSMPVAAAANEAFKKALSVELGDLDFSAVHEIVKGAQHPL from the exons ATGGAAGACATAGGGTTTTTAGGGATGGGAATAATGGGCAAGGCTATGGCCATAAATTTGCTCCGCCATGGCTTTAAAGTTACCGTCTGGAACCGCACTCTCTCTAGG TGCGATGAGCTACTTGACCATGGTGCTTCTATTGGACAAACTCCTGGAGCAGTCCTCAACAAGTGCAAATATACCATTGCTATGCTGTCTGATCCTGCTGCAGCTCTTTCG GTTGTATTTGATAAGGATGGTGTTCTGGAGCAAGCATGCACCGGAAAAGCCTATATCGACATGTCAACAGTTGATGCTGATACTTCATCAAAGATCAGTGAG GCAATCACATTAAAGGGTGGTCGTTTCCTTGAAGCTCCAGTTTCAGGCAGTAAAAAGCCCGCAGAAGATGGTCAATTGGTAATCCTTGCTGCTGGGGAGAAG GCACTGTATGAAGAAGCGCTACCTGCTTTTGACGTCATTGGAAAGAAGTCATTTTTCTTGGGTCAGGTTGGAAATGGAGCGCGAATGAAACTCGTTGTCAACATGATTATGGGCAG TATGATAAATGCATTTTCAGAAGGGCTTGTGCTGGCCGACAAAAGTGGCTTAAACCCTCAGACCCTTCTTGATGTGTTG GACCTGGGTGCAATTGCTAATCCGATGTTCAAGTTGAAAGGACCAACAATGATCCAGAACAGCTATTCCCCTGCATTTCCTTTGAAACATCAACAGAAAGATATGAGGCTGGCTCTTGCTCTGGGAGACGAGAATGCTGTTTCGATGCCAGTAGCAGCTGCTGCCAATGAG GCATTCAAAAAAGCCTTGAGTGTTGAATTGGGTGATCTTGACTTCTCAGCTGTGCACGAGATTGTGAAGGGTGCTCAACATCCATTGTGA
- the LOC108204757 gene encoding eukaryotic translation initiation factor 2 subunit beta: MADEENVNAIKEEAAADIAPFDPSKKKKKKKVVIQDPADEPVDKLVETTESVTEGLDTAFAGLKKKKKKQVQTDLLDDEKENEADDLADDIGEDEEGEGIILQQQLPWEGTERDYEYEELLGRVFNILREHNPELAGDRRRTVMRPPQVLREGTKKTVFVNFMDLCRTMHRQPEHVMTFLLAELGTSGSLDGQQRLVVKGRFAPKNFEGILRRYINEYVICNGCKSPDTILSKENRLFFLRCEKCGSGRSVAPIKAGFQARVGRRKAGT; the protein is encoded by the exons ATGGCTGATGAGGAAAATGTTAACGCTATCAAGGAAGAGGCTGCTGCGGAT ATTGCCCCATTCGATccttcaaaaaagaagaaaaagaagaaagttgTGATTCAAGATCCTGCCGATGAGCCTGTGGACAAGCTAGTTGAAACTACAGAATCTG TCACTGAAGGACTTGACACTGCTTTTGCTggtttgaagaagaagaagaagaaacag GTTCAGACTGATCTGTTGGATGATGAGAAAGAAAACGAGGCAGATGATTTGGCTG ATGACattggagaagatgaagaaggagaAGGCATTATATTGCAACAGCAGTTACCATGGGAAGGAACTGAGCGAGATTATGAATATGAAGAG CTCTTGGGCCGAGTGTTTAATATTCTTCGTGAGCATAATCCTGAACTTGCTGGAGATAGAAGGAGAACGGTGATGAGGCCTCCACAAGTTCTTCGTGAAGGGACTAAGAAAACTGTTTTTGTGAACTTCATGGATCTCTGCAGAAC GATGCATAGGCAACCGGAGCATGTAATGACATTCTTGCTGGCTGAATTGGGTACAAGTGGGTCACTTGACGGACAACAAAGATTGGTAGTTAAAGGAAGATTTGCCCCAAAAAATTTTGAAGGGATTCTGCGACGATATATTA ATGAATATGTCATTTGCAATGGCTGCAAAAGTCCAGATACAATTCTTTCAAAGGAGAATCGTCTTTTCTTTCTTCGTTGTGAAAAG